Proteins co-encoded in one Nicotiana sylvestris chromosome 7, ASM39365v2, whole genome shotgun sequence genomic window:
- the LOC138873598 gene encoding uncharacterized protein, which translates to MAKSSTGQTPLSLVYGVEALIPMEIGEPTLSYIWADEETNNEATIVKLKLLDECGDLAHIRTTTQKQRMEKYYNRRANLCYFKVGDLVLRNVNQNTREINVGKLGPTWEIPYRVSTLTEKGSYKFEDQDGVKLPSNYNVAHLKRYYY; encoded by the coding sequence atgGCCAAATCAAGCACAGGGCAGACTCCTTTATCTCTTGTGTATGGTGTTGAAGCCTTGATCCCGATGGAAATAGGGGAACCTACCTTGAGTTATATCTGGGCGGACGAAGAAACAAACAATGAAGCAACGATAGTCAAATTGAAGTTGCTCGACGAATGCGGGGACTTGGCGCATATAAGGACGACAACTCAAAAACAGAGAATGGAAAAatattacaatcgaagagccaacctCTGTTATTTCAAAGTAGGAGACTTGGTTTTAAGAAATGTAAATCAGAACACCCGGGAGATCAACGTAGGGAAGTTGGGTCCGACGTGGGAAATCCCCTACCGAGTTTCAACTCTCACTGAGAAAGGATCATACAAATTTGAAGATCAAGATGGAGTTAAGTTGCCGAGCAACTACAATGTGGCACACCTCAAAAGGTACTATTATTGA
- the LOC138873599 gene encoding uncharacterized mitochondrial protein AtMg00810-like translates to MKELGELKYFLGIDFARSSQGILMHQRKYALELVSELSLDAAKPAATPLEVNVKLTTQEYDEHTGTTNNLDDALLPDNNSYQRILGKLLYLTLTRPDIAFSV, encoded by the coding sequence ATGAAGGAACTAGGGGAATTAAAATACTTCCTTGGGATAGATTTTGCAAGGTCATCACAAGGCATTTTAATGCATCAAAGAAAGTATGCATTAGAACTTGTTTCTGAACTTAGCTTAGATGCTGCAAAGCCTGCTGCTACACCTCTTGAAGTAAATGTGAAGCTCACTACTCAGGAGTATGATGAACACACCGGCACAACCAACAACTTGGATGATGCATTGTTACCAGATAATAATAGTTATCAAAGGATACTGGGCAAACTCTTATATTTGACATTAACAAGGCCAGATATTGCATTTAGTGTTTAA
- the LOC138873600 gene encoding uncharacterized protein, which produces MAVNNSEQETAATMTETSQVSSEDEFEVGISVAVTHPLYLAPTNTSEIFFILFQLTGIYNFSLCYRSTRIAFLGRNKLSMVDGRWKKEKFREKYWYQWEKCNAIVLSWLMNAIAPTLVSGIAYATNAHTVWMDLQEHFYKVNDTRYYNLHKEIGTLTQGISSISVYYSKLKDLWDETEDLMPHPGCDCPKTKKKSLNTFTNKNSYAMLISEESERNIEDSAGILGPSPNVTDGHYESTALYSSKTYNRPRYRKNFNLQCEFCKLKGHSKENFYQIVGYPIYYKFKKKGGVGSYNAVAQYGSSSGGYNSLPELGSYIQPCGQPNPGSVATTMQSRHI; this is translated from the exons ATGGCGGTCAACAACTCTGAGCAGGAAACAGCTGCAACTATGACTGAAACTTCTCAAGTATCATCAGAGGATGAATTTGAAGTAGGAATTTCAGTTGCAGTCACTCATCCTCTGTATCTGGCACCTACTAATACGAGTgaaatcttttttattttatttcaattaacAGGCATATATAACTTCTCACTGTGTTATCGATCTACGAGAATTGCCTTTCTAGGTCGAAATAAGCTTAGTATGGTAGACGGAAGGTGGAAAAAGGAGAAATTTCGAGAGAAATATTGGTATCAATGGGAAAAGTGCAATGCTATCGTtttatcatggctaatgaatgctATAGCACCGACTTTGGTCAGTGGAATTGCATATGCGACCAACGCACACACTGTGTGGATGGACCTgcaagagcatttttacaaggtgaATGACACTAGGTACTACAACCTACACAAGGAAATTGGAACCCTAACACAaggtatctcctctatctctgtGTATTATTCAAAACTCAAGGACCTATGGGATGAGACTGAAGACCTAATGCCACATCCTGGTTGTGACTGccctaaaactaaaaaaaaatcattgaacACCTTCACAAACAAAAACT CCTATGCTATGTTGATTAGTGAGGAGAGTGAGAGAAATATAGAAGATTCAGCTGGAATCTTAGGGCCTTCACCTAATGTCACTGATGGACACTATGAATCTACAGCACTATATAGTTCTAAGACTTATAACAGACCAAGGTACAGAAAGAACTTTAATCTACAGTGTGAGTTCTGCAAGCTAAAGGGTCATAGTAAGGAAAATTTCTATCAAATAGTTGGTTATCCAATATATTACAAATTTAAGAAGAAAGGGGGAGTTGGTTCTTATAATGCAGTAGCACAATATGGCTCATCTTCTGGTGGTTATAATTCACTACCTGAGCTAGGCTCTTACATACAGCCTTGTGGACAGCCAAACCCTGGTTCAGTGGCCACTACTATGCAGTCAAGGCATATTTAA